From Bacillota bacterium, a single genomic window includes:
- the thiE gene encoding thiamine phosphate synthase produces MSRRRFDPSLYVVTDRPLARGRPLEAVVRAAIAGGATAVQLREKEASTRAFLELAQALRALTRDAGVTFIVNDRIDVALAVDADGVHVGQDDMPAALARRLIGPDRILGVTAANEEQARRAQDDGADYIGCSAVFATATKRDAGMPLGLEGLRRLARAVRIPVVAIGGINAANAAGVMGCGVAGIAVVSAVVAAEDVEAAARELRRIVDGERSRPAG; encoded by the coding sequence GTGAGCCGCAGGCGGTTCGACCCCTCCCTTTACGTGGTGACGGACCGGCCCCTGGCGCGCGGGCGCCCTCTGGAGGCCGTGGTTCGGGCCGCGATAGCGGGCGGGGCGACGGCCGTTCAGCTGCGGGAGAAGGAGGCCAGCACGCGAGCGTTCCTCGAACTGGCGCAGGCCCTGCGGGCGCTGACGCGGGATGCTGGCGTCACGTTCATCGTCAATGACCGGATTGACGTGGCGCTGGCGGTCGACGCAGACGGCGTCCACGTGGGGCAGGACGACATGCCCGCAGCCCTGGCCCGCCGCCTCATCGGGCCCGACCGCATCCTCGGGGTGACGGCGGCAAACGAGGAACAGGCGCGTCGGGCGCAGGACGACGGTGCCGACTACATTGGGTGCAGCGCCGTCTTTGCCACGGCGACCAAGCGCGACGCCGGGATGCCGCTGGGCCTCGAGGGGCTCAGGCGCCTCGCACGGGCCGTTCGCATACCCGTCGTCGCCATCGGGGGCATCAATGCCGCCAACGCGGCCGGCGTGATGGGCTGTGGGGTGGCCGGCATCGCCGTGGTGTCCGCCGTGGTGGCGGCGGAGGACGTGGAGGCGGCGGCGCGGGAGCTTCGCCGGATCGTGGACGGTGAGCGCAGCAGGCCGGCCGGGTAG
- the thiM gene encoding hydroxyethylthiazole kinase translates to MDPRQEVRSRAAEALRKIRSQRPLVHHITNLVVMNDTANVTLHVGALPVMAHAREEVADMVGMAGALVINIGTLEPNWVEAMRIAGRRANERGIPVVLDPVGAGATPYRTETARSLLRDVRAAVVRGNSGEVGSLFGTGGVVKGVESVGGVEDPGALAQGASRAWGAVVAITGKRDIISDGTRTLGVDNGHRWLITLTGTGCMATTMVAAFAAVEPDYLVAAAAGLACFGLAAEVAAREARGPGSFKVALFDALYNMTPEELERGAQIEVLAGQEGRPYGRA, encoded by the coding sequence ATGGACCCCAGGCAGGAGGTTCGCAGCCGGGCCGCGGAGGCCCTGAGGAAGATCCGTTCGCAGCGTCCGCTGGTTCACCACATCACCAACCTGGTGGTCATGAACGACACCGCCAACGTGACGCTTCACGTGGGCGCCCTTCCGGTGATGGCCCACGCCCGGGAAGAGGTCGCCGACATGGTCGGCATGGCGGGGGCGCTGGTCATCAACATCGGAACGCTTGAGCCCAACTGGGTGGAGGCGATGCGGATCGCCGGGCGGCGCGCCAACGAGCGCGGCATCCCGGTGGTGCTCGACCCGGTAGGAGCCGGGGCCACGCCGTACCGCACCGAAACGGCCCGCAGCCTGCTGCGGGACGTCCGTGCTGCGGTCGTCCGGGGCAACTCCGGGGAGGTCGGGTCCCTTTTCGGGACGGGCGGCGTGGTGAAGGGTGTGGAGAGCGTGGGGGGCGTTGAGGATCCCGGGGCGCTCGCGCAAGGAGCCAGCCGGGCCTGGGGCGCTGTGGTGGCCATCACGGGCAAGCGGGACATCATCTCGGACGGGACGCGAACGCTTGGGGTCGACAACGGCCACCGGTGGCTCATCACCCTCACAGGCACGGGCTGCATGGCGACCACCATGGTGGCGGCGTTTGCCGCCGTGGAGCCGGACTACCTGGTGGCGGCGGCGGCGGGGCTTGCCTGTTTCGGGCTGGCGGCCGAGGTGGCGGCCCGAGAGGCCCGGGGGCCGGGGTCGTTCAAGGTCGCGCTGTTCGACGCCCTGTACAACATGACGCCGGAGGAACTGGAGCGGGGCGCGCAGATCGAGGTTCTGGCCGGCCAGGAAGGACGGCCGTATGGCAGGGCTTAA